The proteins below are encoded in one region of Dioscorea cayenensis subsp. rotundata cultivar TDr96_F1 chromosome 18, TDr96_F1_v2_PseudoChromosome.rev07_lg8_w22 25.fasta, whole genome shotgun sequence:
- the LOC120282878 gene encoding uncharacterized protein LOC120282878: MQLDAFDEKYHVPMLRGDNNKTWKELILLQLGCMDFDYAIRKDEPPMPTDNSTPGVIALYEWWEQSNHMSMMYIKTLIRVSIPDCAHVRDLLKAIDDQFESSDKSLASTLMTKLLSIKFTIVKGVREHIMRIIDLADQLKALEQIDFSDAYLVHFILHSLPYQYNTFKISYNTHNDKWSINELLTMCVQVKERLLLEKSESAYMATQGKKRG; this comes from the coding sequence ATGCAGTTAGATgcttttgatgaaaaatatcaTGTTCCTATGTTAAGGggtgataataataaaacttgGAAGGAGTTGATTCTCCTCCAGTTGGGATGCATGGATTTTGACTATGCTATAAGGAAGGATGAACCACCTATGCCGACAGACAATAGCACTCCCGGTGTAATTGCCTTATATGAATGGTGGGAGCAATCTAATCATATGAGCATGATGTACATTAAGACACTCATACGTGTTTCAATCCCAGATTGTGCACATGTAAGAGATTTGCTGAAGGCAATTGATGATCAATTTGAATCTTCAGATAAGTCTCTCGCTAGCACTCTCATGACCAAATTATTATCCATAAAGTTTACGATTGTTAAAGGTGTGAGAGAGCACATCATGAGGATAATAGACTTAGCGGATCAACTTAAGGCTTTAGAGCAGATCGATTTTTCAGATGCTTACCTTGTGCACTTTATCTTGCATTCTCTTCCATATCAGTATAACACTTTCAAAATCTCATATAACACACATAATGATAAATGGTCTATTAATGAGCTTTTGACCATGTGTGTTCAAGTGAAGGAAAGGTTGCTATTAGAAAAAAGTGAAAGTGCATATATGGCTACTCAGGGTAAGAAGAGAGGATGA